The Thermoplasmataceae archaeon region CGCAAATGTCAGCCCTAGGATTAATAATAGACCGCCTAATTTGGAAATATGGCCCGCAGAAGGTCTAAAATGGGGAGAAGTGCTGTTGAGTCCAAGGCTATTGTGACCTTTGAGAGCATCTGCCGTCGTGACGGCGGGTACAACGTTGACGGCATGTTTGCAGAGGAATTGACTTTCACGGAAAATGAAATATACCTCTGGAACAGGAATGGCAATAGGCTCTCGATTATCGCTATTCTGCCATACAGCCTCTTCCTGGTGAGAAATGAAACGGGAGATTTGATTAGAGGCGAGATTCGAGTAAACAAACACCAAGCAAGCAATCCCCGAGGGGCCAGGGCTAGCGGATAAACCTGTTTGTCAACACTCCAAGTTTATCTATCTTTATCTCAACAACATCTCCATTCTTGATCCACACCTGTCTTTCCTCTGGCATCCCGAGGATTACACCCTCCGGAGTTCCTGTGGAAATCACGTCTCCTGGCTTCAGAGTCATGTACTTCGAAATATAGCTTATTATGTAACTGCAGCTGAAGATCATTTTTGAGGTATTCGAGTTCTGTCGCACTTCGCCGTTCAGTTTTGTTGTAATATTCAATCCCTGGGGATCTGGTATTTCATCGGCAGTAGTGATGTATGGCCCTGTTGCGAAGAATCCATCTATGGATTTTCCCATAAGCCACTGGCTTGTTCTGTACTGCATATCCCTAGCTGAAACATCGTTAGCAGGAAAATATCCAAAGATATGATCGAGGGCGTTTTCAGCACTAATGTTCCTTCCAGTTTTCCCAATAACAATTGCCAGTTCCCCCTCATAGTCCACCTTATTGACGGTGTCAGGCATTCGAATGTCTTCATTGTTCGCTGTGATGGCGTTGTTAAACTTGCTGAACACGGTCGGGAATTGCGGAACCTCCTTTCCGGTCTCCATTGCGTGGCTCCGGTAGTTCAGCCCGATACACAGTATCTTCTCAGGTGACCCAATAGGAGACAGGAACCTGACTTCATCCCTGCGCAGAACGTCCATTTTTCTTATCTCTGTGAGTGCGTGCTTCAGCTTTGCCAGAAGAACGCCGTTATTTACGAGATCGCGCATCGATAAGTCTTGTTTACCTATTGTTGTTCCAATCAGATCGGTTATTTTTAAAAGCCCGGAGGGTGTTTCAACTGCACATGCTTGCTTTCCGTCAAGGATTATTTCAGCTACCTTCATATGCAATAATCAAGTGGCCGGATAAATTCATTGCCCTTGTACACTAGAAATTAGGAAAGGCTTTTTCAATTGAGGTAACATTTTTGCACCTGGAGTTGTAAATGAAAGTACAAAAGGCATAATCTGGGTTTATTTCCTGGATGGTAAAAACCGTAAAGGACGTTATCCACCCTGTGACCGATGCATCATAATATTCATAACGAGTAATCAAGTTTATTTCCATACCAGTGAAAATGCTCGAATCTTTTCAGAAACAAGCGTGTGATTTCAAATCTTATACCTTGGAAAACAACTCTCTGCCAGCGTGACAGATTATGTCCGCGACGGCCGGCACAATATGGGCCACTTGTCTCTCATATCTAAGCCGCAAGGTTAATTAACGCAGGTCAAGTGATATTCTTATAGGTGTCTAAAATGCCAACTACAGAACAACAAGCTCCGCAGTTTGCCAGAGGACTGGAAGGAGTGATTGCAGCCGAAACAAAGATAGGCTTTGTGGATGGAACCCTGGGCAGACTTGTATACAGAGGTTTCGATATAACCACACTGGTTGAAAACTCAAGCTTTGAGGAAGTCTCATATCTATTGCTCTATGGTAAACTACCAAACAAGAAAGAATATACTGATTTTATCAAAAAACTGAAGAAATTAAGGATTCTGAAGAACGACGAATACGACCTTATCAGGCAGATAGCAGGGAAGGCACACCCTATGTCATCCCTGAGAACTGTTGTTTCGTACATAGGGGCAAAGGATTCAAGGTCTGTGGAGCCAACGGTTGAACAGCAGGAAGAACTTGGGCTTGAACTCATCGCAAAAATGCCAACGATTGTGGGTGCGATACATAGGATACATAAGGGTCATGAAATTGTAAAGCCCGACGACAGCCTCTCAATTTCCTCAGATTTCTTCTACCAATCACTTGGGAGGAAACCGAGTGACATAGAAGCAAAGATGCTGGATGCTGCCCTTATTCTGCACGCTGATCATGGAATGAACGCATCCACATTCTCTTCGATGCTTACAATTTCTACACTTTCCGACATGTACTCCGCAGTGACTTCAGCCATCGGCACTCTCAAGGGACCGCTGCATGGAGGCGCAAACGAGAAAGCCCTTGCTCTTATCAAGAAGGTTGGTGACCCGTCCAATGCAGAGAAAATCATTGGGCAAATGATAATCAATAAAGAAAAGATCATGGGATTCGGTCACCGCGTGTACAAGGTTTATGACCCCCGGGCGAAAATTCTGAGAGAATTTGCGGGAGAGATAACGAAGATGCACGGAACTCAGCGCCTCTTTGAAACTGCAAACAAAATTGAGGAAGTGATGATCTCCAAGCTCGGCAGCAGAGGAATCTTTCCGAACGTGGACTTTTACTCCGGAATACTGTACAGTTCCATTGGCTTCGACTCAGAAATATTCACACCGATCTTCGCCGTGAGCAGGATAACAGGATGGGTGGCAAGATCTCTGGAGTACGTGAGGGATAACAGGCTGTACAGGCCAAAGGCCCTATATACAGGAGAAAGTGGACCATTTCCATATGTTCCAATGGACGAAAGAGAGTAATTCAACTCATTCTTTTTTTGAGTGGTTTCGAACTATTTGTCCCCCAATGATTTGACAGTTGCCATATTCTTCATTATCAAGGGATGATCAGTCTAAAAGAATAAGTATGCTTGCGTTATTGTAGCACTATGACAGATTCTGAAATTGTAATCAATAAGGGGCTCGATGGTATCTATATTGCAGAGACAAAACTATGCAAGATAGACGGCATTAATGGAAAACTCTGGTACAGAGGATATCCCATTGAGACACTTGCGGAGAATTCAAATTACGAAGAGGTAGCTTTTCTTATCCTTTATGGTCACCTGCCTACAAAGCACGAATATGAGAATTTCGTCAGGAAACTTAAGGACGAAAGGGACATTCCGGAGGCGATAGAAGAAATCATAGCCGAGTTTTCGGGTCGATCAAATGCAAATGATATATTGCGTACCTGTGTTTCCCTTCTGCCAACTTACGATCCGGATATGGAAGACAAGGGTAAGGATGCCACGGAAGCCAGAGCAATTAAACTGATTGCAAAGATGCCAACGATCGTCGCCATGATCGGGAGATACATGCAGGGAAAGCCTGTTATCGCTCCTGATCCAGAAATTTCTCACAGCGCGAACTTCCTGTACATGCTCACTGGAAGGAAACCGGATAAAGAGTCGGCTAAACTCATCGACCTGATGTTCATCCTTCACGCCGAACATGGTAGTAACGCTTCAACATTCTCCACCTTGGTAACCGGGTCAACGCTTGCCGATGTGTATGCTGCGGTCGTGTCTGGCATATCAACCTTGAGGGGCCCCCTTCACGGTGGGGCAGATGAGGCTGCACTCAAGATGATAAAGGCCATCGGAGAACCTGATAATACGGAAAGTTACATTGAAGATGCCCTTGAAGGCAAGCAGAAGATCATGGGATTCGGGCACCGCGTTTACAAGGCTTATGATCCAAGGGCGAGGATCGTCTACAATTATCTTAAAATTTTCATGAAAAAAACGACAGATCCGGCTGTGGAAAGACTGCTGGAAATAGCACTGAGAGCAGAAAAGCTTATGGAAGAGAAGCTAAGCAAGACAAAGGGAATCTGGCCGAACATAGATTTCTTTGCTGGCCCGCTTTACGTCGGTATCGGTATACCACCTGAACTCTTCACTCCAATATTTGCGTCTTCCAGGTCCGTCGGATGGTGTGCACATCTCTTTGAATACTGGCAGAACAACAAACTATTCAGGCCGCTGGACAACTATACTGGAGAACTTGATCTTAAGTATATTCCCATTGAAAGAAGATAAGACACCCATTTTTTTATATTATTAAAGCCCAAACTATATTATAAGCAAGGGCTTTTCTAATTTATGGTACTAAGGTGCACTTACTGGATTCCTCACGGGGATGAACTGATTGACCTGCCAGATAAGGAGAGCAGGATTATGAGGCAGAAAATCTCCGAAGCGACTGCCCTTGACCGTTCCCCGGTGAGGGTTGTCATCTCACCCCACGGAATAGGACTGACAAAGAACATAGGCATAATAATGACGGAACACCTCCACGGCACGTACAGAATAAAGAAGGGGTTGATTACTGCAAGATACTCAAACGATCGAAAACTTGCAGAAATTATAGTAAACTCATTTCCGGAGTTCACCGAAAAAGTTACATTCGCATCCAGTTCTGGTCCAGTTTCCGTGTTTCCAGTAGACTTCGGAACCATAATTCCGCTGAAGTTCTTCAAACGTGGAGATATCGTGATGATTGGACAGCCAAGGATAAACAGAAAAGAAGTTCTCGTCAGATTTGGCAGGCAATTATTCAAATCCGTGTCTGAATACGAAAAGGAAGTTTCAGTTATTTTCAGCGCAGACATGGCTCATACCCACACAAAGGACGGGCCGTATGGCTTTTCGGAAGATGCTGCAAAGTACGACGAGATCGTTCAGGGCTATTTCAAGAACCAGACATTTTCAGAAGCAATGGACATCACAGATGCCATGATCGTCAACGCGAAGCCGGACAGCTACTGGAATCTGCTTATTTTGTCAGGATTCCTTGCTGAATCTGGTGAAAGGATGAAATTTGAAAATTATTATGTAGAACAGCATTTCGGGATGCTCTTTGCCCATACTTGAGTACGGTTAAATACGTTTCATTAATGAGCAGTTGAGACAGTGAAAACTTCAGTAAAGTACTTGGTGATCGTTTCCATTGCCGCGGTCCTTGTAGCGTCAGGAATCTACTTCCTGTCCAGCGTTCAGAATGGAAATTCCAGGGCTGAAAACCCGGAGAATTTTATACCTTCCGAGTCAGTTTTCTATGCCATGGTCTCCACTGGTAACACCTCATATTACCCATTCATTGTAAACGGTTCCTTAGGAGTTGTCGTGCACGCGCCTCTCGCGACAATTACATCCGGAACCGCTTCATCCAAGCTTAACCTATCTTCTCCTAAATTCTCCACAGGCACCTCCTACGATGGGTTCACGGTGTTCTCCATATCGAACGTGGACCTATTAACGGTCTTCAACTTGGGTATTAACAATTCCCTGATGCACCTCCTGACTCCGTTATTTAACTTGGGTTTCCTGTCATCCGTAAGGAATTCGACGATTTATGCTTCCAATCCTTCCTCAGCCGTTTCAGTGATTGGACAGCTTCAAGCCCTGCGCGCCTCTCTTAACTGTTTCACCGTTTCCAGCAGCATTCAAAGTGGGATGCTCGCAACCCCTGAGAACGCGAATATTTCCATGCATTATACCAACCATGGATCTGGGTTCAGTTCTCTGAGCCTAAATTTGACCAAGGACAACATAAGCATAAAGTTGGGGCTGGCCTCTCCATCTGTAACGATGGCTGTCTACGCTGCCAGCCTGGAAATTCACGTGAGTGGTCTGCGATTCGATCTGCTTTCACCCACAATGATTTTCATACTGATCACGAGCGAGAATCCTGCTGTAAGTACAGTTATCGGTGACCTGATCCATTATCTTGACGGTATAGCATTTTAACAGCAGTAATCATGTAATTTTCGGCGTCCAAATTTTATTTATTATATCTGCCCATACCCTTATGGTGAGACATTGCTGACCATCCAGCTCCTAGGGACAATCGCCCTCGCGATCCTTGTTACTTTCGTCAGGGTCGGAGCAATGCTTTTACTTTCCATCGTCATCAGCCTCATCTTTGGTATACTTGCTGCCCGCGTAAAAGCTGCTGAGGCGATTATAATATCCACAACAGACGTAATGGAAGCTGTTCCTGTGGTTTCGTTCTTTCCGATCATACTGAGTTTTTTTCTCTTCACCCTAAAGGGTGGAATTGGCGTCGAAATTTCAGCTGATTTCCTGATACTCACTGCTGTGATATGGAATCTTGTGCTTGGTGTGTACGAGGCAGTGGCAAGAATCCCCGAGGATTTTGAGAACGTAACAAAGGTTTACAGAATCGGCCTTCTAAACAGGATAAGGAGGGTGTACTATCCCATCGCTGTTCCAAATATAATTTCAAACATGATGCCGTCGTTCGCAAGCGCCCTTTTCTACATCACGTTCAGCGAAGTAATAACCGTCGGTATAAAGGATTATTCTGTTTTTGGGATAGGTTCCATTGCGTATTCCCTCACTGAATCTGGAAACTATTCCGCCATACTTATACTTGTGATCCTTGTCATAGTCGCGATCGCCCTAGTTTTCTACTTTGTAATATCACCCCTTATTGACTGGTCAAAGAAATACACAATGGAGTTTGTAACTTCTAATGACAGGAACGTGAAACGCAGGGAAACACGCGCCATCACCAATTACTTCGGCGAGAGGCTAGAAAGGATAATGATGTCTGCAGGGAATGTTATTTCAGGTGTGGGTTCAGTTCTTTCTCCCAGACGTTCCACCACCGAAAAAAAAAGGTACGCAATGTCAAAACGTCTAGTTAATGCACTTGTAGGGTTGCTGCTAGTTTCCACTATAGCCTTTGGGATTTATGAAGTCGCATTGGCAGGATTCTATGCAGCTTTTGTCACATATTTCATAACTCCTGCATTTCTTTCTACCGCGACCCTAGGTCTCGCCTTTGATTTTTTGAGGATCGGCATAACGTATGGGATTTCGATCATCACAATGGTGCCGTTAGCAATCTACCTGGGAAACCGGCAGAAAAGCGGAAAGAGTACAACTGCACTGATGCAAATAATGTATTCCATACCGATTCCAATCTTTGTGCCAACTCTAGTGGTTGTCGTTGTTCCGGCGCTTGCACCAGCAATGGGGTATGATCTGGCCCTTAACTTCGAGGTGCTCCTTGTCACCTATTTCTCGGCTGCGGCGTACATCTTTTTCAATGTCTATGGTGCAGTGGTTTCAATTCCGGAAGAATATAGGATGGTGGCAAAAACTCTGAAGCTCGGAAAGCTGCAGGAGATTAGGCGGCTAATTATCCCATCCATTATACCAAGCCTAATAACCGGTTCTATGGCGGCCATAGGAAGCTACTGGGGTGGTCTTTCGGTATCTGAATTTGTATCCATAAATGGCACCACATATTCTGTGAAACACGGTCTCATGGCTTCAATTGTCAGCGCACTAAATGCTGGTAACCTGCTGAAGACGGATGCCATAGATATTTTCATGGTTATAATCATCATGATAATGTCATTTGCCCTGTGGATCAGGTTATACAAGTACGCAAAAAAGAGATATTCTTTCTCCAACTGATTATGACTTAATCGCAGGTAACGGATTTGAATCGGCAGATCGTCAGGTGGTTCCACCTGAAGTGAATGGACTTTAATCGAGAATGATAATTTCCAGGTACATACGTACTTGTATTTGAAATTATTGTAATGTCGCACTCATTTTCATATAACACAAAGTCTCCGTTAACGTTTGCCATGCCAATGAATCACTGACTTTTCGGCTATTTTATTGCTGTTTATTCCTTTGTGTTCATCCAGGGACATCGTCGATTGCTTACTTTTCAACCAAAGGGATACCCTAAATATTAATATATCAAGAAAGATAAAGAATTGTTATGTTATCATTCAATAAGCAATATTTTATAAACCCCGAGGACGAGGATCTGTCACGCCTTCTTTCTGAGATTGAAAACAGCAAATCGCTTGGATTTCTTTCAAGGAAAAATCAGAAAGTCTACAACAGGGTCGTTCTAGCCATTATAGAAGCCGCTGAGATGACACGCCCACAACATATAAGAGTGGTTGGAGATTTCGAAAACGAGCTGGAGGAATTTATAAATATACTCATGGAGGAGGGTGCGCTTGAAAGGCTCAATCAGAGGATGTTCCCTGGTTGTTACCTATATAGAAGTGATCCAAATGACGTAGCCAGGACCGAGGGTAATACTTATATATGTACTTCTGGCAGCAAGGATGATGCAGGACCTACGAACAACTGGCTGCATACTGATGATGCAAAGAGCAGGATATATTCCATAATGAAAGATTCCATGGCTGGCAAGACCATGTTTGTCGTCCCTTACTGGCTTGGCCCAGAGGGGTCCAGTTACGGCGAGGCTGGGATAGAGATCACTGACAGTGTTTACGTTGTGGTGAATCTAATGATTATAACAAGGTCCGGGGAGAAAGCGATCAAGGAGCTTTTCAGGTCTAATGGATTTGTAATTGGCATTCACGCCACTGGGAATCTTGATCCCAACAACAGATATATCGCCCATTTCCCAGAAGAGAACCAGGGAGACGGGCTCATAATGAGTGTCAATACCAATTATGGCGGCAATGCGCTCCTTAGCAAAAAATGTCATGCCCTTAGGATTGCAACTTATAGGGGAAGGAAAGAGGGGTGGATGGCTGAGCATATGATGCTCATAGGAATAGAAGATCCTGCTGGGAAGACTACTTACATATCTGGAGCTTTCCCAAGTTCCAGCGGCAAGACCAACCTTTCGATGCTTGATCCGCCGCATGCATTCAAGAAGGAGGGGTGGAAAACGTATCTCATAAGCGATGACATAATCTGGATGCACGAGAGGGACGGGAGGCTCCACGCCATGAACCCGGAAAGCGGATTCTTTGGAGTTGCTCCACACACCAGCAAACTGACCAACCCAAACGCAATGGATGCTATTGCCAGAAACACCATCTTCACGAATGTAGCAGTGGACAGCGAAGGCATACCCTTCTGGGAAGGCATGAGAGATCCGCCTGCAGACCTTGTGGACTGGAAAGGCGAAAAATACAGCGGACAAGGAACGGCTGCCCATCCCAATTCAAGATTCACCACGCCGATTTCGAATTACAGGTTTCTTTCTCCGGAGTATGACAACCCGGACGGCGTAAAGGTCTCTGCCTTCCTATTCGGAGGCAGAAGAAAGGATCTGATCCCGCTCGTATACCAGGCCTATTCTTGGAATGCAGGAGTGCTCATTGGAGCGATGCAGAGAGTGGAGACAACTGCTGCGACAACTGGTTCTGTTGGTGTGTTGAGAAATGACCCCATGGCCAATCGCCCCTTTGTGGGCTACAACATGGCAGATTATTTCAGGCATTACATTGAAATGGGAAGAAAACTCAAAGAACCCCCTCAAATATTTAACGTCAACTGGTTCAGAAAGGGGACGGATGGCAAGTACTTGTGGCCCGGATACTCTCATAACATGTATGTCGTAAAGTGGATCCTTGACAGAGTTAACGGACAAGGAGACTTTATCAAGACACCAATAGGGTACCTCCCGGACCCTGAGAAATTTGATGCTGGAGGTGCACCCACAGAAACGCTCAGGCAAATCCTTTCTGTTGACAACAAAGGGTTCCTGGCGGAACTGGAAGAGGTGCGGCCTTTCTTTGAGTCATTCGGATCGCGTTTCCCGGAAGAACTGTGGAAGGAGTTTGACGATCTTTCCAGCAGGCTGGAGAAGTCTAACCAGTAACCTTCTCAGGCAAATTCATTCGGATGTCCTCAGGCGTTGGTTTAGCCTTTACGATGTGTCTATGGGAGACCAAGGGTGATCAGGGCATTGAGGAAATACTGTATGGCAAAACCGGCAACGATGAGACCGAATATCCTGGTTGTAGCCTTCATTACCTTCTCTCCAATGACCTTGAGGATTGGATCCGAGAATCTGAAAAATACATATACCATTGCGAAAATGATCAGAACCGAAATGATTGTGAATACCCAGTCGGGGAAGAACGGCCCCTTTGTAAGTATAATCACGAGCGAGATTGCTCCCGGGCCAGCAAGCAACGGAGTTGCAAAAGGGACTATTCCGACATCAAGTTCTTCAATATTACCACCAGCTGACTTTGGCTTGTCCCCTTCCCTGACCATTTCAATACCCATAATAAGCAGAATAAGACCTCCGGCGAATTCCAGAGCCACTATGGATATGCCAAAGAACTCGATAATATAATTTCCCAAGACCACGAAAAACAGCAATATTATGGCTCCATAAATAATAGCATCCTTTGTTATCAAACTTCTCTTCTGCTGCGTAATTCCAGCGGTCATTGACATGAAAAGCACCAGACTCCCAAACGGATCAATAACCACAAATAGAGGCATGAATATCTTCAGGAATTCCACTAGTATGGAAGAGACCATGTTGACCCTTATAATCAGGTACTATTCAAAGGGATGCATTCGATTTTAATCACGATTTTGAACCTGAACCAGTCATATTCCGCCATTTCGCTTACATCGCGGAAAGATGGCTACACCATTGAACATGGTCAGCAGGTCGTTATTGCGTAAAAGGGTATTCTAATGAAGAATGACAATTATGTAATAGAGAAAACTTATTTATTCCATTATTAGATAACGGCGATGATATAAAATGCCATTCATAGATGATCTGGCTCTTGAACTAGTATCGCTTGCGATGCTAAGTGGCATAGTTGCGTACGTTACTGGTCTTGCCTACCTAGAATACAGGAAAGATGGGCCAAAAAACGTAGAAAATACTCTTAGGCTTGCCGTATTTCCCCTTGGATTTCTTGGAGCCGTTATCACGGTCCTTGCTCTTTGGCAGGAAATGACGTGGCCATTTCCAGGTGGATCTAGCCTCTATAATATTGCTTTCAGCGATACTTACCTCGTTTTGGGTATAATAGCACTGGCAGTTGCGCTCAGCCTCGCGCTAAGACAGAAGCTTCAGCTTGTTGGTTTTTTGGCCCTTCTTGGGGGAATAATGGCCATCTATTATGGCTCAGTCATTTACCATTATGGCTACACGCAGAGCCCTATTGCTACCCTCGGAATGTATGTTGCTTTCGGAATTGCGGGAATTCTTACCTATCCTGCGACTTATGCCTTTGACAGCATGCAAGCTGGGAAGAAGCCGAGTATGTACTTTGGGATCGCGCTTATTCTTTTCTGGCTGTTCTTCATATTTGCAGCAGTGATGGCGGGGATCATTGGAGTTCCAGCAGTATTGCAGCACCTAGGTAGCCCACCATAATTTTTCTATCATTTTATTTTTTTAGATGCCTGTTTTATATCTTGAATCCATGTGCACTGGTGCGACTTAGCAGAACTTTGTCATGGCTTCTTTACGCTTCGGGCGTTGTCATATTGGTGGGTGCCGCAATCCTGAGAATTGCAAACCTTGTGCCAGCATTCCTGACATACGGTACAGTGTTAGCCGCTATTGTTGTTTTTGTTACTGCCTTTTTTGTTAACCGTCAAAATAATTATGCTGAATTTTTCGGCGTGCTGCTTGGGATAATCTCAATAATTGTGACTTCGAATCCTGCACATTTATCTGCTCTTCTCCAATTCGGGAGAACAGCAGTGATATCTGCAGCCGATATAACCATGATACTTGGCTTTTACCTGCTCCCCATAACTTATATTGCCCTCTATGTAGGTGGAAAACATCACAGACTGGAGCCGGATTAATATAAATTTACAATCAAAGAATGGATCTGAAGATCGGGGTTACAACACATAGCACCCTGTGTAAAGATTAAATTACTCCTTTGTCTATATTGGATCGATGAGGAAATTCGCCTCTGATCTTATGGGAAAGAATGTTGTATCCACTGATGGTACCATTATAGGCGAAATCGAGAATCTAGTCATAGATCTTGACACCGGGAGTGTCAAGAATTTTTTGGTGAAACCAGTAGGCACAGTTACCGCCACTTTCAAAAAGGATGGCAAGGGCAGGTATATTATCCCCCTGAATACGATAAAGTCGGCAAAGGATGTGTTTCTTCTGGATTCCGTGCCGTCGAAGACTGTTAACCCCTGATCCATGCAGTTTTCAGCGCTACTGTACCTGGGTTTCCTTTGGAACGTACCTGAGTATTCCTGCTATACCACCGAAGGCTCTTTCCAGAAGTTTTCCTTCCTCGCTTGTATCCGATATGATCTCTATCTTGGCACCAGAAGCTTCGGCCAGCTTGAAAATATACTCCAGGAAGTCCTCCTTCTGAACGAACTCCATCTGACTACCGCATTTTTCGCAGTTGACTGATTCTATTTTGCTAGCGATGAAAGTTTCCTTTTCATTGCCGCAGGTAGGGCATTTTAGTTTAACATGTGATTTATCAAGGTCCTCGGACACGAGCAGCAGGTCTATGGTCTTTGCCCTCAGGGCGGATAAAACATTCGATTCCCCGTAGACGCCGAGCCCGCCGTCAGATTTCTTAATTTCCAGCATAAACCGGTTCATAAGGTCTTTCTCCCGGGATATTTTCATGTCCTTTATGTTGGCGGAGGCTTTTTCTACAAGTTCTCTGAGTCCAGATTCGTCCGTATAACCAATATCGAAGAGATCATTCACCTTGCTCTTCAACTCGTTCCTAAGAAATTCCCTTTCAAAGAAGTAATTCTTGGTAGAGCCGGGCCCACCTATGAAAATTGCCTTCATCTCCCTTATGTATGGCATGAAGGCTTCATTCGCGATCTCCCCCACTTTCTTGAAAAATTCATGCGCGGCGATTTCTATAAGCCTCTCATATCGCCTCGAGGACTGCCCGCCCTGATGATGCTTGCTTGGAACTAGCGATTGTTCATTGGTTACAACACTTATGTTGGTACCGCTGAGCATCCCCACGGTTGCCTCCTTCCTGTCCATCACTATCAGGCCGTATATTTCCTTCTCACCCAGCTGCGTCTGTAGTTGCTCCAGATGGAAAACTGAATCACATTTGTACATGAATGTCTGGAAAGGTTCCGGGGGTTCCACAATTTTTGTGTACATCTCTGTCTGGTCTCCCCTGGTTGCAACGTGGCCTACGAAGAACACAAGTCCCGTTTCAGGCGGTGTTTTATAATATTTCAACCTCGACATAATGGATTCAATGGCCGCAAGCACATTCTTGCGCGTGGACTTTGACTTTATGTTTGAAGACGTGGAGTACTCTTCCCTTAGATACTGGACAACATCAGAGATCTGCTTGTCCGGTGGTATGTACAGCGAGATCAGCTCCGTACCTCTCCCGTGAAGTTTATTCAACTCATTGAGTGCTTTCTTGAATTCGTATCTCCTGATCTGGGTTTCGCTGTCGTCCATCTGCTGAGAAAATTTATAAT contains the following coding sequences:
- the prf1 gene encoding peptide chain release factor aRF-1, which translates into the protein MDDSETQIRRYEFKKALNELNKLHGRGTELISLYIPPDKQISDVVQYLREEYSTSSNIKSKSTRKNVLAAIESIMSRLKYYKTPPETGLVFFVGHVATRGDQTEMYTKIVEPPEPFQTFMYKCDSVFHLEQLQTQLGEKEIYGLIVMDRKEATVGMLSGTNISVVTNEQSLVPSKHHQGGQSSRRYERLIEIAAHEFFKKVGEIANEAFMPYIREMKAIFIGGPGSTKNYFFEREFLRNELKSKVNDLFDIGYTDESGLRELVEKASANIKDMKISREKDLMNRFMLEIKKSDGGLGVYGESNVLSALRAKTIDLLLVSEDLDKSHVKLKCPTCGNEKETFIASKIESVNCEKCGSQMEFVQKEDFLEYIFKLAEASGAKIEIISDTSEEGKLLERAFGGIAGILRYVPKETQVQ
- a CDS encoding DUF981 family protein produces the protein MPFIDDLALELVSLAMLSGIVAYVTGLAYLEYRKDGPKNVENTLRLAVFPLGFLGAVITVLALWQEMTWPFPGGSSLYNIAFSDTYLVLGIIALAVALSLALRQKLQLVGFLALLGGIMAIYYGSVIYHYGYTQSPIATLGMYVAFGIAGILTYPATYAFDSMQAGKKPSMYFGIALILFWLFFIFAAVMAGIIGVPAVLQHLGSPP
- a CDS encoding PRC-barrel domain-containing protein, with the protein product MRKFASDLMGKNVVSTDGTIIGEIENLVIDLDTGSVKNFLVKPVGTVTATFKKDGKGRYIIPLNTIKSAKDVFLLDSVPSKTVNP